CCTCATTGCGGAAACAGGACGCGAAGGTCTCGCGCAGCTTGCCGCGATCATCACGGACGAAAGTAACCGCGAAGCTCTTCCATCAGCGATGAAACAGGCGCTGCAGGCCATTGTCGATCAACTCGCTGCTCTGGAATTACAAATCGGGACCCTGGATCGCGCCATTCACGCCCAACATCGTGCCAATGACATGAGTTGCCGCCTCGAGACCGTGCCCGGGATTGGCGTGATCGGAGCCACGGCCATTACTTCTACTGTCACAGACCCGAGTGGCTTCAAATCCGGTCGGGATTTTGCGGCATGGATCGGACTTGTGCCGCGGCAGCATTCTACAGGGGGCAAGGAGCGGCTCGGCGGCATCTCCAAGCAGGGAGATCGCTATCTCCGACGGTTGCTCGTCATCGGTGCAACAGCCGTTGTTCGACACGCCCGGCAGCGCCCGCAAAAGCATCCCTGGATCATGAGGCTGCTGGCCAAGAAGCCGGCCAAGCTCGTTGCCGTGGCGGTTGCCAACAA
This window of the Candidatus Saccharimonadia bacterium genome carries:
- a CDS encoding IS110 family transposase codes for the protein KFGHTVRLMPPSYVKGYVKRSKNDAADAAAICEAVTRPSMRFVAVKSADQQALLMLHRTRDLLIRQRTQLINALRAHLAEFGLIAETGREGLAQLAAIITDESNREALPSAMKQALQAIVDQLAALELQIGTLDRAIHAQHRANDMSCRLETVPGIGVIGATAITSTVTDPSGFKSGRDFAAWIGLVPRQHSTGGKERLGGISKQGDRYLRRLLVIGATAVVRHARQRPQKHPWIMRLLAKKPAKLVAVAVANKMARIAWAIMAKGGHYRAPELAIAA